The window GGGGCGTGCTCGTCGAGGTCGACGGCCTCGATCCCGAGGTGGCGGCCGAGCATCGTCACGAGCTGGCCCTCGGTGATCCGCCCCGAGGCCACGAGGATCCGCCCGAGGCGCTCACCGGTGCGCCGCTGCTCCTCCAGGGCCTCGTCGAGCTGGGCCTCGTCGATCAGGTGATCCTCGAGCAGCAGGTCACCCAGGCGGGCACGGGTCCGGGCGGGGGGCGGGTCCACCTCTGACAGCCTCACTTGTCGTAACTCGACACGCAAGCCGGCGACCTGAGCAGACGTTGTCGAGATGCCGTCCTGACCTGGGTGGCACTCTGGGCCGATATGGCCCTTTTGGCGCCTCCGCCCGTCCCGGCTGGTCACGGGTCGGACGCCGGAGGGCATCGACCCGGCGCCGGCGGGGTAGAGCGAGGATGATGGAAGCAGACGCAGCTGTCGCGCCCCGCGTCCTGGGTGCCCGCTACCGGCTCGGCGCCCGGTTGGGCCGCGGGGGCATGGCCGAGGTCTACGACGGCTTCGACGAGCGACTGGGACGCAGCGTGGCCGTCAAGCTCCTGCGGCCGGAGATGGCGGCGGACCCCGACGTGCGGGCCCGTTTCGAGATCGAGGCCCGATCCGCAGCGGGGTTGGCCCACCCGAACGTGGTCGCCGTGTACGACACCGGGGAGGACGACGGCGTCCCGTTCATCGTCATGGAACGGCTGCCGGGGGAGACCCTGGCCGATCGGATGGCCCGCGGGCCGGTGGACCAGGGCTGGCTGCGGCGCGTCGCCGGCGACGTGCTCGGTGCGCTCGGTGCCGCCCACGCGGCCGGGCTCGTGCACCGTGACGTGAAGCCCGGCAACATCCTGATCGGCGAGGACGGCTGCGCCAAGGTGGCCGACTTCGGGATCGCCAAGAGCCTGGAGGTGGCCGGGGAGGCCACCGGGACGGGCCTGCTGTTGGGTACCCCCGCGTACGTGGCGCCCGAGCGTCTGGAGGGCCAACCGGCCACCGAACGCTCCGATCTGTACTCGCTCGGGGTGGTGCTCTACGAGGCGCTGGCCGGGAGCAAGCCGTTCGACGGTCCGACGTCGGTGGCCGTGACGGAGTCGGTGCTCCACAGCGTGCCGCGACCACTCGTCGAGGTGCGCCCCGACGTCGACGGGGCCTTTGCCGCCGCGGTCTCGCGGGCCATGTCCCGCGACCCGGCCGACCGACCGGCGTCGGCCCCAGAGCTGTCCTCCGAGCTGTCGGTGGCGCCGGCACCGTCCGGCGACCCCACCGTGTCGCTGGCGGTGGCGGCCGAGGACCTCGACGCCACGCTGGTGGGCGCGCCGGGACTGCTGCAGCCGCCACCCGACCCACCGGCGGACGCCGTCGCGGCGGTCGCCCCGCCCGTCCCGGGGCGTGGTGCCGAACGGCGCCGGCACCGTCCGGCGACCCCCCTCCTGGTGGGGGCCGGCGTGGTGGCCGCCCTGCTGCTCCTCCTCGTCCTGGCGGGCAGCCGCACCGGCGGTAACCCCTCCCCCTCGATCCTGGCCGCCGACATCCGCGAGCTGGCGGGCCGGGTGGAGGACGGCGACGGCCCACAGGGGCCGGCCGCCGCCGACCGGCTGGCCGGCGTAGCCGACGAGGTGGAGGCGGGCGGCGGTGCCGACGAGGCGAGCGCCCTTCTCGCCGACGTCGCCCGGTGGCGGCAGCAGGGAACGCTGTCGGCCGCCGCGGCCGACGCCATCGTCGCCCTCCTCGGCCGCATAGACGGCGTCGACGCCACGGAGGCGGCATCGTCGACCACGACGACCATCACGACGACGACGGCCGCGACCGTGCCGCCGGCCTCGGGAGACCAGGGCGGAACCCGCGGCAAGAAGCACGGCAAGGGGAGCGA of the Acidimicrobiales bacterium genome contains:
- a CDS encoding serine/threonine-protein kinase gives rise to the protein MEADAAVAPRVLGARYRLGARLGRGGMAEVYDGFDERLGRSVAVKLLRPEMAADPDVRARFEIEARSAAGLAHPNVVAVYDTGEDDGVPFIVMERLPGETLADRMARGPVDQGWLRRVAGDVLGALGAAHAAGLVHRDVKPGNILIGEDGCAKVADFGIAKSLEVAGEATGTGLLLGTPAYVAPERLEGQPATERSDLYSLGVVLYEALAGSKPFDGPTSVAVTESVLHSVPRPLVEVRPDVDGAFAAAVSRAMSRDPADRPASAPELSSELSVAPAPSGDPTVSLAVAAEDLDATLVGAPGLLQPPPDPPADAVAAVAPPVPGRGAERRRHRPATPLLVGAGVVAALLLLLVLAGSRTGGNPSPSILAADIRELAGRVEDGDGPQGPAAADRLAGVADEVEAGGGADEASALLADVARWRQQGTLSAAAADAIVALLGRIDGVDATEAASSTTTTITTTTAATVPPASGDQGGTRGKKHGKGSD